The Nitrosomonas sp. genomic sequence GGTGCCTCTGCTACCTTATTCAATTCAGAATCAGTAATAACCAGCGCCACTTCTATGATGCGGTCAGTCTGCGGGTTAAGTCCGGTCATTTCCATATCTATCCAGATAAGGTTTTTGCTATCTTGTGCCATAATTGATACCCATGAATTTTAGAGGATGAGTCGTGTCCTATTGACAGGCAACGGTCTTGTCAGAAGTTAGCAAGACACTTGCTCTTTATCAAATACATTCTTGTTACCACAATCGACCGAGATTTTCAGACACATGCCAACTTTTACCTTTTTTTTCGTATCAGCATTTTGCCTGACTACGTTGCTCCAGTTATGGCTGGCAACCCGCCACAAGCAACATGTGATCGCCCACCGCGAATTAGTCCCCACAGCGTTCGCCTCACAGATCAGTCTGGCTGAACACCAGAAAGCGGCCGATTATACCTGCGCCAAGACGAATTTCAGTTATACGGGTATTGTACTGCATGCAGTTTTGCTGCTAGTGCTTACCCTTGGTGGTGGATTACAGCTTATCTCCAATTTCTGGCTGAACTGGTTCAATGATCCGTTGACGCATGGTATGACGCTTATTCTCAGTACTGTTGCACTATTGAGTGTGGTGGAAATTCCTTTCAGCTACTATCGTACTTTCGTCATCGAGCAACATTTTGGCTTCAATAAAATGACGTCAGGCATGTTTTTTTCCGACCTGATCAAGCACTATGTAATTGGCTTGCTATTGGGCACACCATTGTTACTGTGTATTTTATGGCTGATGCAACAGGCCGACGAAAACTGGTGGTTTTACACCTGGCTGATCTGGATTGGCTTTAATCTGTTGCTACTGGCAGTTTACCCTAACTGGATTGCGCCATTATTTAACAAATTTTCCCCACTGGAAAATGACACACTCAAATCACGAGTTGAAAGCCTGCTGAAAAAATGCGGCTTTGAATCCAGCGGCTTGTTCGTGATGGACGGCTCACGCCGCAGCAGTCACGGAAATGCGTATTTTACCGGCTTTGGTAAAACCAAGCGTATCGTTTTCTTTGATACGTTACTCAATCACCTGGAACCTGCCGAAGTGGAGGCCGTACTTGCGCACGAACTAGGTCATTTCAAACGCCGCCACGTTCTCAAACGTATTGTGCTTTCATTTGCTATGAGTTTGCTACTGCTATGGATACTGGGGTATCTGATGCAGCAGGAATGGTTTTATACTGGGCTGGGTGTTTCTGTCGCGGTCATTCCATCAACTGCAATGGCTTTGTTACTATTCTTCCTGATTATGCCGGTATTTTCCTTTCTGTTGCAGCCAATATCGAGTCTGTATTCACGCAAACACGAATTTGAAGCGGATGAATATGCCGCTCAACATGCCTCGGCGAAAGACCTGATCAAAGCACTCGTCAAGCTTTATCAAGATAATGCAGCTACACTGACGCCTGATCCACTGCATTCGGCCTTTTATGATTCCCATCCACCTGCGGCAATTCGCATTGCGCATCTCAATAATTTGCAATCAACAGAAGTTATCGCATGAATGACAACTGCAATCTGAATGAGCGCCGCTGCCAGCCTTGCGAAGGCGGAGTTCCCGCTTTGAATGCGTTGGCGGCTGCCGATCTGCTCAAGGAACTCGAAGGATGGCAATTATCCGGTGACAAAATCTCCAAGACATTTGTATTCAAAGATTTTTATCAGACAATGAATTTTGTTAATGCAGTAGCATGGTTAGCAAATCGTGAAGATCATCATCCTGATATGGTCATCAGCTACAATCGTTGTCAAATAACCTATTCAACTCATGCCATCAATGGGTTGTCAGAAAATGACTTTATCTGTGCTGCAAAAATCGATATGTTGATGGCAATTTGAGACCACTCAAAACCAGTATGAGCGTGTGCCCACAGTATGCTACCGGACAAATAACGGCTGCATACGGACGACGTTTTGAAATCGAAACAGAAGCAGGCACGGTGTATTCCTGCATTATGCGCGGCAAAAAACATGACGCCACCTGCGGTGACCAGGTCGAATTCCTGCCTATTGCGGTTGATCAAGGTGTGATTGAGACTATACTGCCGCGCACCACTTTGTTTTATCGCTGCGATGCTTTCCGGGAAAAGCTGATTGCTGCTAATGTGACACAATTGGTATACGTGCTTGCAGCTGAGCCAAGTTTTAATCTGGAGCTACTCGATCGTTGTCTGATCGCAGCTCAGCATCAGAAAATTCAGCCGCTCATTCTGCTCAATAAAACTGATTTGGTCGAATCCACACGAAAAGCCACGAGGTATCTGCAGCTCTACCGAGAACTCGGTTACCCAGTAATCACAATCAGCGCAAAACAATCCGCCCAGCCACTTATTCCTTATTTATTGAACCACACCAGTCTCTTTGCAGGTCAATCCGGCATGGGGAAATCTACGTTACTCAACAACCTTATCCCAAATGCACGCCAGTCCATTTCGGATATCTCCACAGCCCTCGATAGCGGTCGTCACACAACGACACATACCCGCCTGTTCCACCTGGATAAAGTGAGCCACCTTATCGATTCACCTGGTTTTCAGGAATTTGGATTACAGCAAATAGATTTAGCTGCTTTGGCATGGGAATTTATCGATTTCCGAAATTTTCTAGGGAAATGTCAATTCCGGAACTGCCGCCATCTCAACGAACCCCAATGCGCGCTGAAGGACGCCATGCGTAATGGTAATATTGAACCGAGACGCATGGCCAGTTATCAAAGGCTGGCTGAAAGCGTGAGCAACAAAACTTAAAGCTGTAAGGATCAGTTTTCCAGCCCAATCAACTCCACATCAAATACCAGCGTTGCATTAGGTGGAATCACTCCTCCCGCACCCTGTGCACCATAACCCATGGATGAAGGAATAATCAAAGTGCGTTTTCCTCCGACTTTCATCCCCTGCACTCCTTGATCCCACCCTTTGATGACACGACCAGAACCTAGCAAGAACGAGAAATGGGTCGATCGATCATGCGAACTATCAAATTTTTTACCCTTCTTATCCTCAGCATCCGCATCATACAACCAGCCGGTATAATGTACCTTGGCTGTTTTACC encodes the following:
- a CDS encoding M48 family metallopeptidase, with protein sequence MPTFTFFFVSAFCLTTLLQLWLATRHKQHVIAHRELVPTAFASQISLAEHQKAADYTCAKTNFSYTGIVLHAVLLLVLTLGGGLQLISNFWLNWFNDPLTHGMTLILSTVALLSVVEIPFSYYRTFVIEQHFGFNKMTSGMFFSDLIKHYVIGLLLGTPLLLCILWLMQQADENWWFYTWLIWIGFNLLLLAVYPNWIAPLFNKFSPLENDTLKSRVESLLKKCGFESSGLFVMDGSRRSSHGNAYFTGFGKTKRIVFFDTLLNHLEPAEVEAVLAHELGHFKRRHVLKRIVLSFAMSLLLLWILGYLMQQEWFYTGLGVSVAVIPSTAMALLLFFLIMPVFSFLLQPISSLYSRKHEFEADEYAAQHASAKDLIKALVKLYQDNAATLTPDPLHSAFYDSHPPAAIRIAHLNNLQSTEVIA
- a CDS encoding 4a-hydroxytetrahydrobiopterin dehydratase, coding for MNDNCNLNERRCQPCEGGVPALNALAAADLLKELEGWQLSGDKISKTFVFKDFYQTMNFVNAVAWLANREDHHPDMVISYNRCQITYSTHAINGLSENDFICAAKIDMLMAI
- the rsgA gene encoding ribosome small subunit-dependent GTPase A; translated protein: MRGKKHDATCGDQVEFLPIAVDQGVIETILPRTTLFYRCDAFREKLIAANVTQLVYVLAAEPSFNLELLDRCLIAAQHQKIQPLILLNKTDLVESTRKATRYLQLYRELGYPVITISAKQSAQPLIPYLLNHTSLFAGQSGMGKSTLLNNLIPNARQSISDISTALDSGRHTTTHTRLFHLDKVSHLIDSPGFQEFGLQQIDLAALAWEFIDFRNFLGKCQFRNCRHLNEPQCALKDAMRNGNIEPRRMASYQRLAESVSNKT
- a CDS encoding FKBP-type peptidyl-prolyl cis-trans isomerase, coding for MNKVKVLTGFVLAAGLLFSVNLQAYKEHAASAHAVSDMMTLEKIEVNVGNGEEAVVGKTAKVHYTGWLYDADAEDKKGKKFDSSHDRSTHFSFLLGSGRVIKGWDQGVQGMKVGGKRTLIIPSSMGYGAQGAGGVIPPNATLVFDVELIGLEN